GTGCGGCTTCCGTGGATCCGACCTCTGACTCTGCGGCCCACCGTCATGTACATGGCTAAATCCACGGCGTCCATTTGTATTGAAAAttagcatattcaaatctctgaTGAACCAGGTACATGAAACAATAAgtaattgaccgttaaaaacatcctgtgggccacaaaagctttggatcaaagaCATTTGTGTGGTCTATTCAGCtgagtttttgtgaccttatcaacaagttaattattaaataaacattcggtgggaatccataaagtttttaatgacggggattcaatcaaaactgtttcctgtagtgtggtacacCTAAGATGTGgggctgcttcattttttagatcatagcttaaaatgagctgccaaaatggttggacggtgtggatttaaggaacataGTCACCGTGAGCCTCACAGtcaggatcccacccacctcggtggatccccggatccaccgaagccgccccTAGAAAAAGATCCAGTTCCCGGACTGATAGACATTCTTGAttgtttcatctcaaccgtccaatgaAAGTCCATCAACCATGATACCAATATACTGAAATTCTATGAATAGGACTCacttaaggtggatcccacaatttggacagtttactCGAATTAGATGCACGCAACCTGGAATCTCCAATTGCACGTGTATGAATAGATAAACTCCGCCAGAGCATCCACTCCTACACGTATTACTACGCTGGCATCGCTCTAAGCCACCGATGAACTGAAAAGGAAGTAAAAGAGGTAAAAGCCGAATGACGCGAGTCATTCCATCATATACTCCttacccaactctctctctctctctctctcactcccaacacctcatctctctctctctccctctcccattCATTCACAACCCTCTCATTgccagcctctctctctctctctctctgtgaaatGGCCGTACTTCTCAAAATTCCCCAACTCCTCTTCTCCGCATTCCTGTTCGTCTTGCTTTTTCGATCGTCTTCTTCATCCACAGTCATCAAAGACGAGATTCTGTACAACTCGCCTCCACCAATTGGGGTAGCCTGCACAATGTGCTCCTCCTGCGACAACCCATGCCACCCCATCACATCTCCTCCACCACCTTCCCCTCCTCCGCCCACCCCATCTCCTCCGCCTTCGTCGATGTCGTCCGAATGCCCTCCGCCGCCGTCACCGCCCAGTTCCGAGTCACCACCCAGTTCCGAGTCACCGCCCAGTTCCGGCACCTACTACTACTCTCCGCCCCCACCCTCCAGTACCTACCTCTACGCCTCCCCTCCGCCTCCCGCCACCACCACCGCAATCTATCCTCCGCCCAAGTACAATAACTTCCCTGCGCCGCCCCCTCCCAACCCCATCTTCCCTTTCTTCCCTTTTTACTTTTATAGCCCTCCGCCCGCGCCTGGCTCCTATTCCGACTCTGTTCGCTTGAGGCCTTTTccgtctttttctctctttcttctcttcctatgTTTTTTCTAATAAGATGGTGACGCGAGTTTAGCAGATTTGCAGAGACGGCTTCGAATTGTCTGAATTTCCGAAAATGCCCATCCGGATCTGCTGAAGGAGAGGCGCGTCTCGGGTACGGGTTTCGTTCCGAAAGGTAGGAACGAAGGCACGGCATCAAGTGAAATTCGAAGCCCTTCTCTCCGTTGGGAACTGATCTGTAATTTTCAGGTGTATTttggtattttattttaataaataaatgaaatttagcaatttttaattatataaatAAAGTTGCATTAGAGATATGAGAACATGAATCCATGACAGACTGTTTTCTCTGTGATTTTTCGATTGCATGATTACATTCCCTTTTTATATTGAAAAGCTTTGAGGTTTGGGTCTTTCTAGAGATTCTGAGTCGGAATCCGATTCGCTGAGTTAGTGATGAATCGGAGACGGgcaaaagaagaaatgaaaagtaaaaaagaaatgaTAGAGAAAGAGAATGGGATTTGACCTTTTTTAGCACATGGGGAGCAGACTCCATTCCTGGTTGATGAAAGCCATCCATTCCCATTCATTCATGCGTGCGTACTTACATCGCATGGGCTTGCGGCACGAATTTTCATGGAAGGCACTAACTCCGAGTCGGTGATCACTCGCACGAGTGGGTTTAACACGTGTGACAATGCAGCATGTGATTATTGGATCTGGGATGTTGGTCTGGTCGGACATGCTCCACGTGTGCTGTGACGGAAAAATCAGGTCCGTTGGTCATCGTATGGGCTGCGTGTGGGCTTTTTATTTGGATCAGCCAATTTTGCATACGCATGTTGTCAGGTTAGACCAGACTCCTGATCTAGGACGCGGATTAACTACTGAAATCGACAGTAGCGAGCCTcaatactgaagtgacgtcaccatgttagtggggcccaccataatgtatgtgttgtatccacactgtcatccatttggagagatcattttatggtacgaggttaaaaatggtgcaaatccaaagcccaagtggacccatcacagataacagtggggattgaatgcctgccattaaaaacttctttgggccacagaagtttttgatcaaagatgatatttgtgttttcccttatttcatgtctgtattaacttatacgcaggttagatatcaaataaacataatggtgggccttttGAAGATCTCAACGGTGGCGTCACTGTTCCCAGCTGTTTTCTGCtatgggtctacttgagctttggatttgacttattTATTAGCtcgtgtcataaaatgatctctcaaagtgGACGTGAATACAACACATCCACCGTTCACGTCAGTAGCCAGACTCGTCGCTTTGTGGGCACGTCACGTCAGTAGCCAGACTCGTCGCTATGGTCggattcagtagctaatccacgggAACGGATGTCACCAGCCaacggctgatggtcggtgctctgtgggccacagcatgatgtatgtgtttcatccatgctgtctatctatttttatagatcattttatgatatgggaccAAACATTAGTTATATCCCaacctcaaatggatcacatttcaagaaacaatgttgaatgaacatcaaccattaaaaactttttggagccataaaagttttggatcaagatgatctttgtttttcccttcatctgggtttgtatgacctaacaaacagattggatgtcaaataaacagtgcagtgggccttaggaggatttcaatggttgatatccaatcactaatgttttcctgtggtgtggtctaactgagatttatatccctctcatttttcgggtaaagccctaaaataatctgtaaaaatggatgaacggcatggatgaaatacatacatcatggtggggcccaccgagcaccgaCCATGAGCCACCGGCCTgatggcagggtgagtagccaatccgtttccctaatcCACGTCCGCTGATCTAATGTGAAAACGGGTGGCTGGAACGATCACATGCTTTGAAAGGTGTGTTAATTACCGTGCGCTGGAGCTGTGTGGGTTCCACCCTGACGTGTGAATGCCGTCGAACCTATCCGTTAGATGACCCGAATGTTAGGCGTGGATCTCAATTGCCAGCCAGATCCATAACTCATGCGGGCCCCACCAATGGTAACGAATGGGGACATGTAGGACGGGGTCGCCCACCATAGAAATTTCGGGATGgaacgtggggtccacattgtAATTTACACGTCATCCAACTTAGTCGGCAGGTGTGCCTCGCTAGGATGAAGTCATGCCGTTCCAAACTTTAGCTGGGCCATTACGGCTATTTGTCGTGACTGTACATTCCTCTATGTGCTGTGCATTAGCTAAGCTTTTGATAGAGATGATTCTTGAGATGTACGGTGAACATGAGGAGGCAAAtaagatgcacggtttggattctaaatatacatcacagtgggccccacacagatcaAAATTATGGTAACATGCATTGGAAGGCATGTTGTCCTTGCCATTATCCCCATCCAATCATGAATGTACGGTGCTGATTGAAAGGATGCCCACATTGATCATGTTGCATCAAAGGCGCATTTTAGATGATATGCCGCAAGATTCACTTGTATTAATAAACCTGGGTTCGCCCAGGAACCATGCTTTTGCATCGTATGCACCGGTTTTCAGTTCAGGGAAGTGGGGTCCATAGTTAAGTAATCTAGACTACTGATCAGTTGCGCCCCACTGAGGATGGTCCatcccaaaaaaatatatataaacagaGAGTAATGAAATGATAATTAGTTACCTTAATGGGATAACTCATTGAGAACCTTTTTTTAAGGGGCCGGGatataaattttatattattaagCAGTTCATCCTAAAATTCCTTAGACCTTGGCTCACCTGGGAGACGTGGTTTTGCTTAGCATGCACCGGTTTTCAGTTTAGGTACGTGGGGCCATAGTTAAGTAATCCATACCACTGTAAGTTACACTCCACAGATGATGGCTGATGCCCCAAAAATTTAATTAGAAAGTAGTGGAATggtaattaattaaattaatgaGGTAACTTGTTGAAAAtcattattaaaaaaaagtaATTGTTTATAAATCCTAATTAATAAGGTAGTTTTTTACAAAATCTTCTAAACCATGACTGCCCTGGGAACCATGCTTTTGCACCGTATCCAAGTCTTTAATTTCGATAACTCAAAGTATGCGAGTGTCTTGTGTGTTGTAGGATACCTAATTTCAAAATAATCAATTTAAGACCCAAAGTTATTAAATATGTATTCATACGATGTGCATAAAATAGCAAAACTTATATACTTCTAGACATATGgtttaaaaaattaatatttttaaagttaaataataataaaatcaaaaatCATAAAAGTAAAGTAGTAAGTAAAGCTCCAATGTAAGAGCCAGACGCCGCGCTATCATAGCCCAGAATTCAAGCGGTTGTAGGCGCATATATATGCTAGACCCAAGCCTCTTGTAGCTCGCGTGGATGCCACAACAGCCACATACGACTCACGCTAATTTGATAGTCTAACGTTCGAAAGCAAATACATAAGTAAGACATAtccaacggtctacattcaaaGGCAAAAGTCGTACGGATTCGTTGGACAGGAGCGTCTGATGAAGGCGATGTTGAGCTATGGCTGTCCATCTTTCAACATCGAAGTCATAATAACGCTTTCCAGTCTTAAATACCAGATCCGTGGGCCATAAAATCATAACATGGTCCAAAACCAATCCCAAACCTAGTCTGGACTCTGGCATGGACCAGACTATTTTCCACCCTCCCCATTAGATCAAGGATTAATCTTTTGCGGGACCCACCGCGCCCGgtcggtaatccgtccgggcagggctccatgaggcccaccgtgatgtaagtttttttatccacgccgttcataattTT
This DNA window, taken from Magnolia sinica isolate HGM2019 chromosome 14, MsV1, whole genome shotgun sequence, encodes the following:
- the LOC131225598 gene encoding leucine-rich repeat extensin-like protein 3 isoform X1, producing the protein MAVLLKIPQLLFSAFLFVLLFRSSSSSTVIKDEILYNSPPPIGVACTMCSSCDNPCHPITSPPPPSPPPPTPSPPPSSMSSECPPPPSPPSSESPPSSESPPSSGTYYYSPPPPSSTYLYASPPPPATTTAIYPPPKYNNFPAPPPPNPIFPFFPFYFYSPPPAPGSYSDSVRLRPFPSFSLFLLFLCFF
- the LOC131225598 gene encoding extensin-like isoform X2, which produces MAVLLKIPQLLFSAFLFVLLFRSSSSSTVIKDEILYNSPPPIGVACTMCSSCDNPCHPITSPPPPSPPPPTPSPPPSSMSSECPSSESPPSSGTYYYSPPPPSSTYLYASPPPPATTTAIYPPPKYNNFPAPPPPNPIFPFFPFYFYSPPPAPGSYSDSVRLRPFPSFSLFLLFLCFF